Below is a window of Acanthochromis polyacanthus isolate Apoly-LR-REF ecotype Palm Island chromosome 18, KAUST_Apoly_ChrSc, whole genome shotgun sequence DNA.
TATCATatgagacaagaaaacaacaaacaaatcagacagtattaatgttttatttttttccgcCCTTTACACGCAATATTTTACTTGTAGAACAACACTGTGATGACAggacacagaaataaagtgatATCAGTAAACGTtaggaaaaaacaacagacaataCTTTTGAGGAATATCCTTTTACAAATGTCTCCATCAAAGAAGACAGATATATTCTTTTATTAAGCATGTTcacgtaaaaaaaaattatataaagtTAAAAGACTTCTAGTGACTTTATTAAAATGCTCATGAATATCTTGTAGCAATTGCTCTATCTAGTGGTAaagcagagaaataaaaaaaatcggCAACACTTTCTATTTAAGTTTGAAGCTGGTGAGACGGCCGGCAGTGTCCACTTTACACATTTCCACAAGTTGGTCTTCATCCTTAGACGAGGTGCTGATGAACCAGTCGCGGTATTTAACAGACTCAAAGGTGTACAAGGCGAGTGCCGAGGCCCTCTTGAAGAAAAGGAAACGGTCCATGTTTTGGTTGTCGCTGATCTTCAAAAGCTCGTCCTTGCTACAGTTCTGACAGGGACAGATATAAAGAACATGTTTCTCATGAATTCATCCATCTAAGTGCAAGCCAAAATTATGAAATAAGAAAGCTAAAACGTGATCTGTAAATAGAAATGATTAAATACAAATCAAAAAGTATGACAGAAAAAGTCTAATTATGATCTAATACTGAAGTATCCACACTGAGACAGAACTCAAAATTATGATACAGGAAGTCaaaaaattttactttttaatgcaaatttctgattaaaaagtcaaaattatgaTAAACCACTCAACATGCTGACATAAGTTAcagaaaaattcagaaaatctttcttACCATCAGCAGTTAGACTATTTAATtctaaagtaaacagatgagaccccagacaattgaatttccctttggggattaaTAAACTTATTGTATTGTATAAGTTAAAAACGTCTTGTGAAAACAATCACACTGTAAGTTATGCAATaacactaaaatgacacaaaatgagaaaagtctaactttagaagaaaaacattacaagactgaaaacattcagatttattAAGAAAAAGCTCAAACTATGAAAAACTCcgaatttagattttaaatgataaagGCTGTCTTTTTTGCAATAAATACTCAATATTCTGACAAAGTGAGTCAAAAATTGGGACACAAAAGATTATGGGCTGAAGTTTGTACttacaacagcaaaaataatgagATAGTAAGTCAAGATCTTGGTTTTCTGTACAGGGCAAATGCGTGagtatgtgttgtttttgtgtttacctCCAGAGTCAGCTCAAGTTTACCATCTGTCATGGTGCAGGACATGTGAATGTTGTTGGTGATGGAGAGGAGAACCGTCTGAGCGTCAGCAGCACAGACACCGAGAGGGACGTACCTTGCCATCTTAAAATTCACTGAggtgataaaaacacacagaaacacatgttTTTAGAAGAACTGAACTCCTCCAGGACCTGCAGGTAGAAGTAGAGTAGTTGAGTAAGTGGTTGCGGTACCTTTACGCTCATAGTGTCCTCCTTTGAGTGTGATGGCCTGCAGTTTCAGGTCTCCTGACTGCTGCACAATGTCTTTCTGGACGCTGTCACACAACGAGAACTGCATGCCACTGTTGACACGCTGGAAAGTCACTCTTCCGTCTCCTGTGCTCCAGTTCCTGTCAGTCTTCACAACAGTTTCTGTGTGGACAAGAACAGAGCTGTTAGCCTGGGTGGACTACTGAACAGCACTCAAAGAGTCTGTCAGCCTCGATAAAGTGCTTCTGTTTGACTTGATAGAAAGCATTTCATGGTAGTAAGtcaaaaaaccacaaagacgGGAGCAATAAAAGTCAAAAGGTCCAAGAAGTGAGGGCAAAATGTctgcaaagacaaacagaaacaagcaGGAAGTCGTGCAGATTGACCACAGAACGAACGGACTATAAACAGATACAGAATGAAGTCAGATGCAGCCAAACAGCAGAGACACGAAGCAAAACCATGGACAGATAAAAATCATatagaaagagatgcaaaccaTTGGAAAAGAGATCCAAAACAAGCACAGCACTACTTGCAAAATGACCgcaacaagatgcaaaacaactacagagtcAGAACAACTAAAAGAGAATAGAAacgcagaaaacaacaaaatgcaccTTCTATCACGCTGTCCATGATCAAGCTGCAGAATTCATCTTCACTGAGCTCACGGCCGCATCTAGATGGGGGCTTTGCCATTCTGTTGATGGCCAGCACCAGGTTAGCTACACCCTGCAGGGTCCTCTTGCGGCGAGAAACCTCCAGTTCCAGTCCCTTATCCAGTCTAATGATCTCATCCTGAAGCTCCTGCACAgtacaaacaaaaatgacttaataataataatagcaataataataataataataatgatagctTTTTTTATAAAGCGCTTTCTGTCAAAGTGCtatacacagaaataaaaacagataaataaaaacagataaaaataaaaataaaaactgataataataattgtcAGAGTGAAATGAATGGGAGAAT
It encodes the following:
- the il1b gene encoding interleukin-1 beta; its protein translation is MSSTMCDFDLSQALPSSSELDEEIIEPCCIDMKELQDEIIRLDKGLELEVSRRKRTLQGVANLVLAINRMAKPPSRCGRELSEDEFCSLIMDSVIEETVVKTDRNWSTGDGRVTFQRVNSGMQFSLCDSVQKDIVQQSGDLKLQAITLKGGHYERKVNFKMARYVPLGVCAADAQTVLLSITNNIHMSCTMTDGKLELTLENCSKDELLKISDNQNMDRFLFFKRASALALYTFESVKYRDWFISTSSKDEDQLVEMCKVDTAGRLTSFKLK